The following nucleotide sequence is from Juglans microcarpa x Juglans regia isolate MS1-56 chromosome 6D, Jm3101_v1.0, whole genome shotgun sequence.
CAGGAAACGAAAGTCAATTATGAAAGCTAAGATCTGTACACATAGAAGCAACGTGCTGTTCTCTCCATATATCTCTACTTGTCTGCATTACTTCCTCCGAATCAGAAGGAGATAAATCACTAGATAATCAATGGAAGCCTGTACCTATCTTTTTGTATACTCTCTATTGTTCTCCCTCTTTGAAACATCCATTACGCTGGACACTCTTCCTTCAAGTCGATCAATCAGAGACGGCGATACATTAGTTTCAGCCGGTGGAACATTTGAAATGGGATTTTTCAGTCCAGGCAGTTCAAAAAGCCGATACGTCGGAATATGGTACGTGGTGTCTTCTGGGACAGTTGTATGGGTGGCTAACAGAGACACTCCGCTTAACGATCACTCCGGAGTTTTAACAGTCAACGATGAGGGAGTTCTTGCCCTTCTCAATGGCACAAATGATATTGTTTGGTCAACTAATACATCAAGAACAGCAGAAAATCCAGTTGTTGCACAGCTCCTGGATACTGGAAATCTTGTTGTGAAAGATGGAAATGTTGATGACCCAGAGAGATATTTGTGGCAGAGTTTTGATTATCCTTGTGACACATTCCTACCGGAAATGAAGCTTGGAAGGAACTTGGAAACTGGTCTAGATAGAGTCATATCATCTTGGAAGAGCGCGGAAGATCCTGCACGAGGTGAGTTTTCAAGAAGGTTAGATCCTTGTGGGCTTCCGCAAATGGTTCTCATGAAGGCGAATACGATAAAGGGTAGAACGGGGGTCATGGAATGGTCTTCGTTTTACGGGATATCCGGGCTTAAATCGGAATCCTGTGTTCGAGTATGAATTCGTGATGAATCGGAACGAGGTGTACTTCAAGTACAAACTCGTGAACACTTCTGTTTTttcaagaatgataataatcCCATCTGGCGTTAAGCAGCGGTTTATGTGGATGGATCGAACACGCAGTTGGGAGCTTTTCTCCACATCCCAGGCAGACGCGTGTTAAAATTATGCATTCTGTGGTGCATACGCTACCTGCGATGCCGATAGCTCTCCTGCATGTGCATGCTTGGAAGGATTCTTACCCAAGTCTCCAAAAGATTGGAAGTCAGTAGATTGGTCTGATGGATGTGTTCGAAGAACTCATTTGGAATGCAATATTAGAGATGGCTTCCGCAAGTACACGGGGTTGAAATTGCCCGACACATCTTCTTCCTGGTTTAATTCGACCTTGAGCCTTGATCAATGTGAGGGATTGTGCTTGAAAAACTGCTCTTGCACAGCATATTCCAATTTAGATATTAGGGGAAAAGGGAGTGGCTGCTTGCTTTGGTTCGGGAAACTGAGTGACATTGTTGTGTACTCTCAGGGttacttcttttttccttccaaaaaattaaaaaatagaaatgctCTGAATTTTGCTCTTTTACTAAGAAGTAAGAATAGAGGAGGATAACTTGGACAACTATATTGCCTAGTCAGCATACTCAAAATTAACACAAGTTTTGATCCATAGTCAGATATATGCAGATTAAGTAGAACTCTAACtttgttttcagaaaaaaatgggaaaaaagagAACACCAGCAAGATAAAACGAGCAGGAATCATAGCCGGCGCTGTAGCATTAGTCAATGGAATTCTAACACTTGGAGTGATCTCATACATACGGAAGAAGTCTAGTTTCAAAGGTAAAGCTATATTTATAGTTCTTAACTTAGCTGTGAAGAGGCTTTCAATGAATTCCGGACAAGGACCTAATGAGAAGTCAAATTAATTGCCAAACTTCAGCACCGCAATCTTGTAAAGCTTCTAGGGTGTtgcaaagaagaaaatgagaaaattttgatttactAATACTAACAAAAGCTTGGAGtcctttatttttggtttgagcTCTGACCCTTCTATAGCAGGAAATTCTTGTTTGGTTTTCTTCTttagttaatgaaatttttattgagaattCAGCAATGTGTACTGACATGAAGGTGAACTTGGACAGACCAGACAAAGAGCAAATTATTAGATTGGCGTAAGCGCATCGACATTATTGGTGGCATTGCCAAAGGGCTTCTCTATCTTCACGAAGATTCTAGACTGAGGATCATCCATAGAGATCTCAAAGCTAGTAATATCTTACtagatattaaaatgaatcCGAAAATTTCGGATTTTGGCCTGGCTAGATCATTTCAGGGAGATCAAATTGTGTCCCAGACCCATAGGATTGTTGGAACATAGTGAGTACGTTTAATCTTCTCTTATAGATAACCTTGAACTCTTTATGAACTTCATTTTCCTTGTccttatataatattttgcagTGGCTACATGTCTCCCGAGTATGCAGTGCATGGGCAATACTCTGAAATCTGATGTCTTTAGCTTTGGAGTTTTAGTATTGGAGATATTGACCGGGAAGAAGAACAGGGGATTCTGCCATCCAGACCACCACCTCAATCTTCTTGGACATGTAAGCATGTAGAATGGCATTCTactgatttatattttttaacaaaatctgTTATTAACAGTGTTGTTCCTTTCACTGCCAAGTTCGTGAGATGCCTTTGTATTGTGATGCTCTTATAATAGTAACAAGTCACCGGTAATGGAGAATAGGATAAtatgactaataaataatatttctaatcAGTGTcaatttctaataaataaaatatctctctttttttgactggttttacaatatatataaataagataatatattgtaatagaTCAAGATGTGCATATTTAATGGAAACCCAACTCACAAAAATATGGTTTCTAATTTGTTTCAGGCATGGAGACTATGGATTGTAGATGGAGCAATGGAACTGATCGATGAATCAGTAGGTGATGCGCACACACGATCTGAAGTGTTAAGACTAATTCAAGTGGGTCTGTTATGTGTGCAGCAAAGACCTGAAGATAGGCCAAACATGTCTTCTGTAGTTCTAATGTTAAGCAGTGAAATTTTATTGCCTATCCCAAGGCAGCCGGGTTTCTATGCAGATTTATCGGTAGCAGATTCTCCATCTAGCAACAATGCAACTTATTCAGCAAATGGAATCAGCATCTCAACATTCGAAGCACGGTAGATATTATCACTTGGTGCAAAAGGGGAGAGGTTTCTTTTGAAATTGGTGCAGTCAGAAATTCAATGCATTAAGCTGGGTCAAAATGGTTTGGAACTTACTATTCTTCAGGACagaaacaaaaggagaaaaaataaaatatatctcttGATTGAGAACAAGGATTTTTATAAATGctataaatgttattttcagTGAATGATTCAATGCGTGTAGCTCATATTTTACCACTTcacagccttttttttttttttttttttttgggtttccaTTCATAGTTTGTGAAAGTCCGTCCCCGGGCTTCGAGTCAATTAACAGCAGCTCATTGAGTTGAAAATTAaggaaagaaaattctataatgGTGGGAGTCACTCAGAGAGACAAGGCAATTTTTTTCAAgaccattttttcattattccTAAACCACCAATACATCATCTTCCAATTTCTAACAAGTGGTACCAGAGTCTTGGGTTTTATGTGGACGTTTGATTATCCTTTTGTTGCCGTGCAATTTGGTCTTTGACATTTATCTTCAGTTCAACCATCAGTTCCCATTTTTGGTGGGGACGGCTATGTTTGACTATCAATGGGCATCAAGTTGAATACGTTGTTTCGGGTCTTGACGCTTTGGTGGGGACGGCTATAAATgactatcattattcttaacGCTATTTTACGTGGCATTGAtggcaatgttttgaataccgtactggaTAGCATACCGGTCAAGAtactgaaatgaaatatttcgatatcggtATCGTTTTGAGATAGCGTTTCGgaataacgtttcgggatagtcgatctataaataaattatatataaaaatatatataaaaattatattctaaaataatagtctatatataaataaattatatacaaatacatatatatataaattataaatagtctagtctgaattgagggttaaaaaataagtttgtagtttgaaaaaacgaaaaaacgaaaagaaaaaaaaaaaaaatacaggccgaaatatcggccggtaccggccgaaatataggccggtacaagccgaaattgaggccggtatgaccggtaccggccggtaccgccggtattttggccgatacggaacaggtatagtacttgtaccggccggacggccgaaacgaaaaatttcgactgtaccggccggtacggtatgaaatttaaaactttgttgATTGGTCCACCACGAGACAATGAAAGAACGACGACATCCAATAATGGGCATCAAACACTTACTAATTGAGATTAAGATTTCGTTTGGTTGTAAAATTTGGCCGTACTTAGTtaaattcagtctaattttaaattgaatctaacatctaaatatctacttttcaaattattaaattcatttcaacttaaaattttcttatacgTAGGACCCAcgatctttttcaacttaacacatctttatatgttagacccataatatttttcaacttctcataaaaaatattaaactcattttaatattcaaatacattttaaactcatattagaTAAGTTTCAGATAACTCTCTCAATtcctcaactcactactattcataaagaattgaggtcagttcaacattcaaacgcagccgTAGTATGTGTGTAAGCATAAAGGTAAGACAACACATACCTCAGACATTTAGCAACAAGGTTCAAGTTCCCTTTCATGTTCAAGACTCGTAGTTAAGGATATGAGATGAACCACTTCTTGTCTCACATAGTTCTATCCTGCAAAACGACGACAGTTTCCCTTATTAGTAAGTCAAATGTTACCATtataataaaaacagaaaatctTCTACTAGTTGTGCTGTTTTTCCCCAAAAAAACAACCCACCAATGGGTGGAAGTCACATAGGCATTCCATTTAGCTAACTATAGGACTGTGACGGACAGGAACAAGAACCTTGGTGTCATTCGTGAAACTCGTGAGAAGTGACGTCGTGAGGAGTCGCTATTGCCGTGAGGCATCACCATTGCAGTGACTTGTGGGCTCCGACCATACAAATCAATCACGGATCTCTTGGGAGTCGCTGACTCTCTGTTGCCGTTAGGAGTCATCGTTGCCGTGAGGATTTGACGTTGCTGACTTGCCGTGATGAAGACCCATCCATTGCCATTGATGACAAAGCCCTTGAATCCGTGGCTATTCTCAACCCCTACGCACATTGTTCTCTTGTAATTTTGTTCATGTTGGTTGTTTCTGGGTTTTGGTTGGTACTAATGTTCATGTGAACAAGTTTGTGAATTTCGATTGGGTTTTTGGCTTGTTCATCTTTGTTTGAATTATTGTGTTAATCCATAATGTTGATAATACTATGAACTCGTGGCTTGTTTGATTGGGTTTCTAGTTTGTTCAAGTCTCTTCCTAATCAGTGCCCCCATATAAAGAATAATCAGCTTCTTAATTGATTAGCCTCATCAACCCCAATGTGAACAATTATAATCAATCAGTTTCttctttacaaattatttttaaatttgtgaaTATTTGGTGCCCACCCCATGAGAACAATAATCAGTTTCTTCGCCAAAAGTTATTTTTAAGCTTCTCCCTTGGTGGGCCACGAAGCTTTCGACGACGTTGTGCAGCGGTACTAGAAGGGGTTCTATGTAGAAGGGTTTCTGTGTAGAATTTTGGAGTCTTAATTTTATTCAGAGTCatgattttattagaaaattagatGTGCAGCGTCTTACTATATCTGTGTAGAATTTATTGATGTGGTGTGATTTTATTGGTGGCTGTTAAAGCTCCTGGAACAGACGGACCATTCCGCAGGGGTTCTGTAATAAAAGGGCCATTGATTTGAAAGAAATTACCAAAGAGTCAGCCAGCAATGCGAAGAATCAAGCTTCGTTTGgaacataaattcatctcaatttatctcaactcatcattacaatttttttaaattttaacataaaatataataaacaattcaagtttttcaaatttcaaaataataataatattaaaaagtaatattctaacaatattttatcatctcaactcaattcacttcaacatctaaatacaatcTCAAAGATTGCCTTCCCGACCCAAGCCCAAGTGCCCTGCGGGCAACCCACCGGGAGTTAAACGACGCCGTCTTTTCCACCAACCGAACAAAGAAAATTCTTATACGCAAGCTGTTCCCGCCACTTGAAAACTTCGAAAAATTtcaccctctccctctctctctctctctctctctctctcgattgtTCGAGTTTTGAACTTATTGTGTGAAAGATTGTCTCTCTTCTGATCTTTTACGACAGCAATGGCGGATGTGAAGAGATGGAAGGTGACCTATACGAAGCACTTGACACAGAAGCGCAAAGTTTACCAAGACGGTTTCTTAGAGCTCCAAACCTCTACCAACAAGGTATTCTTTCACTTTCGTTTAATACTTCGTActgtaactattattattattattatgaaatttttgcTCTACGAGAAAAATTTGAGCTCGAATGTGATGGCAATTCATTTTCTGGAACAAAACTAAGATCTGAAATTGAGTTTATCTTGTAGTTAAATCTATTTCCTAGAAGCTTTTTCTCCCCTTGAAACATTctcatattttttgtaaaattttcgTATAAAGATCAGAATGCTGTAAATTTCTCAGGTTAAATTCACCTTAGAGTTGTTAAATCCCTTGCCATTATTGTAGTTaaatagtttatattttatcagCTCAGCGttcaacatataaaattaaggTTTCTCTGGAGAATGATAAATGCTgagaaaaaacaattcaaatcatttcattgaAGGTAGTGATTAAGATTATAGAAACTGAAATGAAGAGTTAATCTAGGAATCTAGAGGACGGGATTTTTTGTCCTTTATTGCTTACTTTGTGAATTGGTACACAGGTCATGCTCTATGATGATTACGAGAAACTCCTGGAATGTAGGCTCTTGAAGAAGGACGAAGTAGTAAGCTGTGGTGAATCGCTGACATTTAGTGCTTATCTTATTGACATCCTCGATGCCCAGGAAGGTCATAAGCCTATAACTGATTTGAATTCACAAGGAAGAAATATGAACACCGGGAAACCTAGTTTGATGCATCGACAAAAGTTTAGGAACCGTTCGGTTTCTTCTGGTATCACCTTAAATTTGTTCTTTAAAGTTGCTTATGTTTGTGCTCAAGAGGGTCACAAAGCTCAGTCATATTTTGGTGTTCCTTTCTCAAAGTTTTCTTTggtcttttttaatttttaattttctcgaACTTATTCCAATTTTTACTCTTATGTTCATAAGATAGACAGAAttatgaggagaagaagaacaaagCATGGAAAACTTTGAGCCCGTCACGCAAAATCATCAGAGGTTAGAGTCTTAGACGACAGCATTTGCAAAGTAAACTTCTTGTAAAATATCCAGCTCAGGAACTCGGATGcaattcaatctaatttgcTTTTCCAGTAAAGACGGTACTTGTTTCAGTCGCTCGCATCTAAATATTCCCCACATAAAAAGCGCATTTTGCCTAACATTAGCATAGTTTGTATATGAGCCTATCGCCTGCATACTCTGAAATTTGCTTGCCTCTCAGAGTTTAAGAAGAGCGAAGTGCAGAAGTATCAAGCACCGCAGACTAGTCCAGATACAACAAAACCAAGTACAACAGGTTAGATTATGAATCCGGTTGATGTACCTTTggtggaaattttttttaatgcatttcaAATATGGCCTTTTCCCTTTGGAGAATGTCTTATGAAATGCCGGAGCATTGTAGAATTGTGTCATTAGCTAAACTAAAAGTGGTTGATTGTTTGTCTAATTGATGCTTGTTGCTTAATGTTTCGTGCTTCTAGGGATTCATTGCATTCtgtcctctttctttttcctagtTTTGTTTTACCTGTTAACATGTTCCCTTTTGCAATGTAGAATGGCAGGCTCTGTATACCACACAAGTAACACAAAAGGCCAAAAAGTATCACGATGGCTTCTTACAACTTGTAACATGTGGATCCCTAGGGAGGCAGGTTGGCTTTgccatttctttttaatttcttcttcacaAGCCAATCATCTTGTTTGTTGACCTGaacaagtaaaaaattatataacacCCATTCTTCAGGTcccttttaaatttattttattgacttTGTCACCAACATCAAGTCACTCAATGTAACTGGATATCCTTGTTTAATAATGCATGTGTTTGCAGAGAGGTTCACTTAATTTTGATGTCACACTTTTTTCATTCAGGTCATGCTGTTTGATGAAAGCAGGAAACTCTTAAATAGCCGGTTCCTTAAGAAAGACGAAGTGATAAGATCTGGTGAATCGATAGCTTTTGATTCTCATTTGGTTGAAATTGGAGAACATGAAGAAGACCGTAAGCCTCAAATCGATTTGAGTGCTCAAGGAAACAATTGCAATGTTGTCAAGGAAACCAGGACATTACATGGAAAAGGTCGGTAAGTACGAAGAGTGAAATATTCCAATAATGCTCGTTTGGTATTTGATCAATGATTGCTATACGCAATGCTCCATCCTCGTAGTATTATAGTTGATTTCATTTCAGAGTCGGAGTTTGAAAAGAGTGAACTGTATAAGTACGGGGCACCAGAGAGTAGTCCAGATGCAGCAAAACCTAGctcaacattttttcttttttaaacttctcattttagtttgtcagTTTGCTGCTTCATTTAGAAACGTTATACttttttgaataatgatatactcacaatattttgtataacatattgtataacaatatattaaatgagaagtatgtttataaaattatgttatcttttataagatattttacaaaaatattattcatttaatatattattatacaatatattatacaaaatattgtggataaatcattttcctacttttttttacTGACCTGCTGAAGTTTTGGTCGTAAAAAAGGTTGAGCTTATCTCGCACAGGCTGTCCTCTCTCTGAAGCCAATAGCATTTCTAAACTTCTAGCCCACGTCTTAAACTGCACCACAGCATTGGCTTTGAGCCAACTGCTCGCAAAAGTCTGACCGTTTGatattcatctcatttcaacgttataatttttttaaatttttatataaaatataataaataatttaatttttttaaatcttaaaataataataatattaaaaaataatattctaataatattttatttaatttttaattttcatctaaaatgatattctaataatattttattcaaattttaaattttaattttcatctcaattcatctcatcttaactcactatccaaacggcatcAGTGGACAAGAGTCCTGTGTGATGTCTTACGAATTTCCTGTGCAATGCGCTTGATTAGAAGTGATGTCTAACAAACTTTTGTAAAACTCGGTCTAGGGTGGGTCTTGCAGGTGTCTGTTGAACTCCatattttttgcaatttttgttcCAATTTTCAACCAGGCTCACCCCATTTGTTACAACTCAATGAGACTGACTTTTGACACTAAATATGCCAATATGGTAATTTGTACATTAACAAGAGAATACAGTTTAGTTTGGTTTTGGCTCTAGtcctctcttttatttttcattttgaagttTCCACAGATCTTATTTTGGGCAAGTTTTTCGCACAGGTCTTGATCTTccctaatgaaaatattttggacTGAATGTGCAGGAACACTCCAGAACAATGCTTGCTCAGAAAAGGAGGgagattcaaattttagaatCTTCACTGTTGATGAGACCAAATTAAGCAGGAGAGTCCCTACAAACAAGCCATTACGTGATGGTGCGTTAAAGATTACATTGTGCATAATTTGAAACAATATTAAGAACCTTGAaaagttttcttctcttttccatttgtttcttttttgtggCTCCTTAATTTTGTTGACATAATTACAGTTATCTGGGTATCTTTCCATCCTACTTAAATTAAGAGTTTTACAAAGTCAAAAAATGTGAATGGTTCTTGTACTCTCAGGCCCAAGGCCACATGTATAACTTCTAATGCAATTTAAAACTATGCCTATGCTAGCGGAGTCACATTTATAGAATTTAGACAAAATGGTATGTTGCATTATATTCTTCTTGCTACTATATTTAAAGAGTTTTGTAAACCTCTCCAGTATTCCGTGTTAATTTTGGAGTTGAATTGGAGGAGTAAGAGTTCTACTAAATTATGAGGCCTTGGCGCTTCCGATTCTGCCTTTCACTTCTTTAATAGTCGTTAATTGCATTATACACTCTGAGTATTAAGGTTTAGTCTGCATGCCCTCGAATGTCCAGTGGCATCAAGCGTCATTACCCAGACACTCAGGTTCTGTCATGTTAAGCTTTGGATTGCTTTAAAGACAAGTTAACATTTCAACAAGCTACATTTCTGATCTAAACTCCTTGTTGTACCCTATATCCATCTCCCAG
It contains:
- the LOC121234499 gene encoding uncharacterized protein LOC121234499, translated to MADVKRWKVTYTKHLTQKRKVYQDGFLELQTSTNKVMLYDDYEKLLECRLLKKDEVVSCGESLTFSAYLIDILDAQEGHKPITDLNSQGRNMNTGKPSLMHRQKFRNRSVSSDRQNYEEKKNKAWKTLSPSRKIIREFKKSEVQKYQAPQTSPDTTKPSTTEWQALYTTQVTQKAKKYHDGFLQLVTCGSLGRQVMLFDESRKLLNSRFLKKDEVIRSGESIAFDSHLVEIGEHEEDRKPQIDLSAQGNNCNVVKETRTLHGKGTLQNNACSEKEGDSNFRIFTVDETKLSRRVPTNKPLRDAHQILSILQKPTAQESIVAGYMDKSKMEMASSPKGTQVSDTVILDSPKDDQPPRVSLQHRESGESVSTRKSSENIDIGNSPGLMSSEAISSELSKGVDAGSSHQPGLVKIEADTQWRDGAFAESSSTTSPIDNVRKTSTEYACTREIDEGPSFDLGF